A single window of Scylla paramamosain isolate STU-SP2022 chromosome 41, ASM3559412v1, whole genome shotgun sequence DNA harbors:
- the LOC135092842 gene encoding platelet binding protein GspB-like: MDIQELPVTCCTYLADCPADLTPSLCSAEARGGGHRKQGFSGKKWPITGEEWGSPLYPEMILNGLQRYSLFQFTQVHPSLPQCIPASPSASQPLLLHPSHSQSIPAIPNASQPLPVHSKLFQSIPGSPSASQPLPAHPSLSQSVPAFPSASQPLSVHPSLSQCIPASSSASQPLKVHLSLLKSIAASPSASQPLPVHPSITKCIPASPSASQLPPLLSSLSQCIPASSSASQPPSLYPSLSQSISASLSASQPLQVHTSLPQCPASPSASQSFSVHPSLFQCIPPSPSASQSPPIPASSSASQSLSVRPSLSQCIPASLSASQPLSVHPSLFQCITASLSASQPLPVHPSLSQCISASLSTSQLLSVHPSLSQCIPAFPIISKTIIPCKNTVNYYFTGKLEGVTKVN; this comes from the exons ATGGATATACAGGAGTTGCCTGTCACCTGCTGTACGTATCTGGCTGACTGCCCTGCTGacctcaccccctctctctgcTCAGCTGAGGCCAGGGGAGGGGGTCACAGAAAGCAGGGTTTCTCTGGGAAGAAGTGGCCAATCACTGGGGAGGAGTGGGGCAGCCCCCTCTACCCTGAAATGATCTTGAATGG ACTGCAAAGGTATAGCCTATTCCAGTTCACCCAAGTCCATCCTAGCCTtccccagtgcatcccagcctcccccagtgcatcccagcctctcctacTGCATCCTAGCcactcccagtccatcccagccatCCCCaatgcatcccagcctctcccagtgcattccaAACTTTTCCAGTCCATCCCAGgctctcccagtgcatctcagcctctcccagcgcATCCCAGCCTTTCCCAGTCCGTCCCAGCCTTCCctagtgcatcccagcctctctcagtgcatcccagcctctcccagtgcatcccagcctcttccagtgcatcccagcctctaaAAGTACATCTCAGCCTTCTAAAGTCCATcgcagcctctcccagtgcatcccagcctctcccagtccatcccagcatTACCAAAtgtatcccagcctctcctagtGCATCCCAGCTTCCTCCATTGctttccagcctctcccagtgcatcccagcctcttccagtgcatcccagcctccctcattgtatcccagcctctcccagtccatctcagcctctctcagtgcatctcagcctctccAAGTGCATACCAGCCTCCCTCAGtgtccagcctctcccagtgcatcccagtctttctcagtgcatcccagcctcttccagtgcatcccaccctctcccagtgcatcccagtcTCCCCCCATTCCAGCCTCCTCCAGTGCATCCCAGTCTCTCTCAGTGcgtcccagcctctcccagtgcatcccagcctctctcagtgcatcacagcctctctcagtgcatcccagcctctttcAGTGCAtcacagcctctctcagtgcatcccagcctctaccagtgcatcccagcctttCCCAGTgcatttcagcctctctcagtaCATCACAGCTCCTCTCAGTgcatcccagtctctcccagtgcatcccagcctttCCCATTATATCTAAAACAATTATTCCCTGTAAAAACACTgtaaattattattttacagGGAAGCTTGAAGGGGTAACTAAAGTAAATTAA